The Candidatus Saccharibacteria bacterium genome includes a region encoding these proteins:
- the radA gene encoding DNA repair protein RadA, giving the protein MAKKDAAKYVCNQCGAASGTWSGRCHACGEWNSVEERIVINDDRLQKGQPLKSTRLKDTLKTDNPRLVSDMSEVDTVLGGGLVRGSVTLIAGQPGIGKSTLLMQVSHAISKNARVLYVSGEESGHQVGMRAKRLGMHQDTLLITTSTSADDVSATIMSGDYDLVVVDSIQTMTVDGVTSAAGSASQITNSTHVLSAAAKHVNTALLLVGHVTKEGSIAGPKLLEHVVDVVLQLEGDRYGGFKVLRAIKNRYGSTTEAGIFEMTETGMHPVDNPSAALLAERQVTDGSIVLATLEGTRPLLVEVQALVNKTSYGYPKRAASGVDLNRINLLVAMLERRTKLQLADQDIYVNIVGGIKLVEPAADLAIVMAIASASRGFQLKQNAVVFGEVGLSGEVRHVPFIDKRIAEAKKLGFNEFIGPHAKGKQVKGYHVVYDAKEALNKYLSKE; this is encoded by the coding sequence ATGGCAAAAAAAGACGCTGCTAAATATGTATGTAATCAATGTGGTGCCGCTAGTGGCACTTGGAGTGGACGTTGTCATGCTTGCGGTGAGTGGAATTCAGTAGAGGAACGTATAGTTATAAATGACGATCGACTGCAGAAAGGTCAGCCGTTAAAATCAACCCGGTTGAAAGATACGCTTAAAACAGATAATCCGCGGCTGGTGAGCGATATGTCTGAAGTTGATACCGTATTGGGTGGCGGTTTGGTGCGTGGTAGCGTGACTTTGATTGCCGGTCAGCCAGGCATCGGTAAAAGCACTTTGTTAATGCAGGTTTCTCATGCAATCTCTAAAAACGCACGTGTACTGTATGTGAGCGGAGAAGAATCAGGCCACCAAGTTGGTATGCGAGCAAAACGGCTCGGCATGCACCAGGACACACTACTAATAACTACTAGTACAAGTGCTGATGATGTTAGCGCTACCATCATGAGTGGCGACTACGACTTAGTTGTCGTTGATTCAATCCAAACAATGACAGTAGATGGAGTTACGTCAGCTGCCGGTTCGGCTAGTCAGATAACCAATAGCACCCATGTACTATCTGCGGCAGCAAAACATGTCAATACCGCACTGTTGTTGGTTGGTCATGTAACAAAAGAGGGGTCTATTGCTGGACCAAAGCTATTAGAACATGTAGTTGATGTCGTGTTACAGCTAGAAGGGGATCGTTACGGAGGATTTAAAGTGCTTCGGGCAATAAAGAACCGTTACGGTTCCACGACTGAAGCAGGTATTTTTGAAATGACAGAAACAGGTATGCACCCGGTAGATAATCCCTCAGCGGCACTCTTGGCTGAACGTCAAGTTACTGACGGCTCAATCGTGCTAGCTACATTGGAAGGTACCAGGCCGCTGCTCGTAGAGGTTCAGGCACTTGTAAATAAAACGAGTTATGGATACCCCAAACGCGCAGCTAGCGGCGTTGATTTAAATCGGATAAATTTGTTGGTTGCCATGCTTGAGCGCAGAACCAAACTACAGCTTGCTGATCAGGATATATATGTCAATATTGTCGGCGGTATTAAGTTAGTCGAACCAGCGGCAGATCTAGCGATCGTCATGGCAATTGCAAGTGCCAGTAGAGGATTTCAGTTGAAGCAAAATGCTGTAGTGTTTGGTGAAGTCGGATTATCTGGCGAAGTTCGACATGTTCCATTTATTGACAAACGTATCGCTGAAGCCAAGAAACTCGGGTTTAATGAGTTTATCGGGCCACACGCAAAAGGTAAGCAAGTGAAGGGCTATCATGTTGTTTACGACGCAAAAGAGGCGCTAAACAAATATCTTTCCAAAGAATAG
- a CDS encoding transglycosylase domain-containing protein yields the protein MKNKNKKRTPVKRASSSTRKSKNTFKTKNGKTIKLNRSLADKWHASRDARARRKALRLAGMPKTRIKRFFYRLHPKRMYRYWFSREGGIMALKVTGICIIAGFLTLVGLFAYFRKDLPNLRDISGNNIGGSIRYYDRTGENLLWEDYDAVKRVPVEDDEIAQVMKDATIAIEDQEFFSHGGFDVRGITRAAVANITDGETTQGGSTVTQQLVKLTQEWTEDRTYTRKIKELILAVELERTYTKQEILVGYLNTAPYGDITYGVEAAMQDYFDKPASKITLDEAAFLAAIPQSPTFLSPYGANYNQERLIGRQHYILDLMAEQDYITSEERDEAKDTDTLAKITTRRFKYDNITAPWFVLTAKERLQERCEETVQCGGWKVITTLDLDKQREAEEQVAAGLPQVQRQGGDSIAFVAEEVDTGHVVALVGGTDFDNDVYGQNNYARMQLPPGSSFKPYDYLSLMESSEDFGAGSVLYDTRGPIDGYPCTNASNCLRNYDRRYPGPLTLRYALGGSRNVPAVKAMLIAGVDTTIETAEKLGLESGYNCYLDDALTNPGPCYASSAIGDGAYLRLDEHVHAFSTISRNGNKIDQTYILRIEDASGTIVDEWEPTPGEQVVREDSAYIVSDILADPRASYMSRKPHNFNGHRFSVKTGTTNDSKDGWMMGYSTQYSAGVWVGYHNRQVEMTGFMENMTQPILQGWMEAIHRDLEPKERPRPEGIQVLPAFIVRNHVGASSIEPSPERDIYPSWYGKNISNERQTIDVVSKKLATECTPPRAREEVTGGDASRFSGDTFVNQDFDSSEQDDVHDCNDIKPSVALNVTETGTGYSIGAIVEAGTHPLHSEDFPGTVRFTINGETVKNYTITSGGAVPTFNYKPNYDGTRTLKVEVIDSVLYDGSDTMKLSSIEQAAQLEITSAESNGLQTDFSWSGGVGTVEIRRSDDNSLICDGSADGACSLKPAG from the coding sequence ATGAAAAATAAGAATAAGAAACGTACGCCCGTAAAGCGTGCGAGTTCATCTACTCGGAAGTCAAAGAATACTTTCAAGACAAAAAACGGCAAGACGATAAAACTCAATCGCTCGCTAGCCGACAAGTGGCACGCTAGTCGCGACGCTCGTGCTCGCCGAAAAGCTCTACGACTTGCCGGAATGCCCAAAACCCGTATTAAACGTTTCTTTTATCGTCTACACCCTAAACGCATGTACAGGTACTGGTTTAGCCGCGAGGGCGGCATTATGGCGCTTAAAGTTACTGGCATTTGTATTATCGCCGGTTTTTTGACGCTTGTCGGGCTTTTTGCCTATTTCAGAAAAGATTTGCCGAATCTTAGGGATATATCCGGAAACAACATCGGCGGAAGTATTCGTTACTATGACCGTACCGGAGAGAACTTGTTATGGGAAGATTACGATGCAGTCAAACGCGTACCCGTAGAAGACGATGAAATTGCCCAAGTTATGAAAGACGCCACAATTGCAATTGAAGATCAGGAGTTTTTCAGTCATGGCGGTTTTGATGTTCGAGGCATAACGAGAGCAGCCGTTGCCAATATAACCGATGGCGAGACAACTCAAGGTGGCTCAACCGTCACACAACAACTGGTTAAGCTCACTCAAGAATGGACTGAAGATCGAACCTATACCAGAAAAATTAAGGAGCTCATTTTGGCAGTTGAGCTAGAGCGCACCTATACCAAACAAGAAATATTAGTGGGGTACCTCAACACGGCTCCTTATGGTGATATAACTTACGGTGTTGAAGCCGCAATGCAAGATTATTTCGATAAACCAGCTAGTAAAATTACGCTTGATGAAGCTGCCTTTTTGGCCGCAATTCCGCAATCTCCGACATTTCTTTCGCCTTACGGGGCTAACTATAATCAAGAGCGCCTAATCGGCCGGCAGCATTACATTCTCGATCTCATGGCAGAACAAGACTACATTACATCTGAAGAACGTGACGAAGCAAAGGATACTGACACCTTAGCCAAAATTACAACCAGACGTTTTAAATACGATAATATTACCGCGCCGTGGTTCGTCTTAACTGCTAAAGAACGACTTCAAGAACGATGCGAAGAAACCGTACAGTGCGGCGGATGGAAGGTCATTACTACGCTTGACCTGGATAAACAGCGCGAGGCTGAAGAGCAAGTCGCCGCCGGATTGCCGCAGGTTCAACGACAGGGAGGTGATTCTATCGCCTTTGTCGCCGAAGAGGTGGATACTGGCCACGTTGTGGCGCTCGTCGGTGGCACAGACTTCGATAATGACGTATACGGGCAAAATAACTATGCACGTATGCAATTACCTCCGGGATCCAGTTTCAAACCGTATGATTATTTGTCACTTATGGAAAGTAGCGAAGACTTCGGCGCCGGATCGGTGCTGTACGACACGCGCGGACCAATTGATGGCTATCCTTGTACAAATGCCAGCAATTGCTTAAGAAACTACGACCGGCGCTACCCAGGCCCGTTAACACTACGGTATGCTCTTGGTGGTTCACGAAACGTCCCAGCTGTAAAAGCAATGTTGATTGCAGGCGTTGATACGACAATTGAAACTGCCGAAAAATTAGGACTTGAAAGCGGCTACAATTGTTATCTGGATGACGCGCTTACCAACCCTGGACCTTGTTACGCCTCTTCTGCTATAGGAGATGGGGCTTACTTACGCCTGGATGAACACGTTCACGCTTTTAGTACTATTTCGCGTAATGGAAACAAAATCGATCAAACATACATACTACGCATCGAAGATGCCTCAGGCACGATTGTTGATGAATGGGAACCAACACCGGGTGAACAAGTCGTACGCGAAGATAGTGCGTATATTGTGTCTGATATACTAGCAGACCCACGAGCCAGTTATATGTCGCGTAAACCACACAATTTTAATGGACATCGATTTTCGGTTAAAACCGGAACGACCAATGACTCGAAAGATGGCTGGATGATGGGTTACTCGACACAATATTCAGCAGGTGTCTGGGTTGGCTATCATAATCGCCAAGTCGAAATGACTGGTTTTATGGAAAATATGACACAGCCAATTTTGCAGGGCTGGATGGAAGCTATTCACCGTGACTTGGAGCCAAAAGAGCGTCCACGACCGGAGGGTATACAAGTGCTTCCCGCGTTTATTGTCAGAAACCACGTAGGAGCTAGTTCTATTGAACCTAGCCCTGAACGAGATATTTATCCTTCGTGGTATGGCAAAAACATCAGCAACGAACGGCAGACGATTGATGTTGTGTCTAAAAAATTAGCCACCGAATGCACACCGCCACGTGCACGCGAGGAAGTAACCGGCGGAGATGCTTCAAGATTTTCTGGCGACACCTTCGTAAATCAGGATTTTGACAGCAGTGAACAAGACGACGTACATGATTGTAATGACATTAAGCCGTCTGTGGCGCTTAATGTCACGGAAACTGGCACTGGTTATTCAATCGGAGCAATCGTAGAGGCCGGAACACACCCGTTGCATAGCGAAGATTTTCCTGGAACGGTACGCTTCACTATCAATGGCGAAACAGTCAAAAATTATACTATTACAAGCGGCGGAGCGGTACCAACTTTCAACTACAAACCCAATTATGACGGAACACGTACGCTCAAAGTGGAGGTAATCGACAGTGTTTTGTATGATGGCTCCGATACCATGAAACTCTCATCTATTGAACAAGCGGCACAGCTTGAAATTACTAGCGCCGAATCGAATGGCCTGCAGACAGATTTTAGTTGGAGTGGTGGTGTCGGCACTGTAGAGATTCGACGCTCAGACGATAACTCACTGATATGTGATGGTTCGGCAGACGGTGCATGCTCTCTCAAGCCCGCCGGATGA
- the tyrS gene encoding tyrosine--tRNA ligase has protein sequence MKKKLSEELSWRGFVNQTTYTDLRKIDTTTITFYWGVDPSASSMTVGNLAIAMMVRHFIDYGHKPVLLVGGATGLIGDPDGKTRERDLITKEEVERNKAGIVAQYKQIFDGLDIEVVDNYDWFKDIGYLQFLRDIGKHVPMRQMLGRDFVQSRLSEGGAGISYAEFSYALIQGYDFLHLHKKKGVDLQVCGSDQWGNSIAGVDLVRRLTGDAVHVWSAPLVVNKSTGTKFGKSEDGAIWLDNSLTSVYKFYQFWLNVDDISVEDFLKIYTLLSKDEILATMEQFQNDRGSRAAQKVLAFEVTKLVHGQKRAQTVKSASDALFGQGRFHDLDEQAIKVLKQELPVVKASEDIYDVLVSANLAQSKSEARTFVQSGAISLNGNKLTSDSVSFEPGNNILKRGKNACAIVVA, from the coding sequence ATGAAGAAAAAATTATCGGAAGAACTATCGTGGCGCGGTTTCGTTAACCAGACCACATATACAGATTTACGTAAAATTGATACCACAACCATAACTTTTTATTGGGGTGTCGATCCAAGCGCATCCTCAATGACGGTCGGGAATTTGGCTATTGCTATGATGGTGCGCCATTTTATTGATTACGGTCACAAGCCAGTGCTGCTGGTGGGTGGTGCAACCGGTCTAATTGGTGACCCTGACGGTAAGACACGGGAACGTGATCTTATTACCAAGGAAGAAGTCGAGCGCAATAAAGCCGGCATTGTTGCGCAGTATAAACAAATATTTGATGGACTAGATATAGAAGTGGTTGATAATTACGATTGGTTCAAAGACATCGGGTATCTACAATTCCTGCGCGATATCGGCAAACATGTTCCCATGCGCCAGATGCTTGGCCGTGATTTTGTACAATCTCGACTCAGTGAGGGCGGTGCCGGTATAAGCTACGCAGAGTTCAGCTATGCGCTGATTCAAGGTTATGATTTTTTGCATCTTCATAAAAAGAAAGGTGTAGACTTGCAGGTTTGTGGGTCTGACCAGTGGGGAAACAGTATTGCGGGCGTCGACTTGGTTAGACGGCTCACCGGCGATGCTGTTCATGTATGGTCCGCTCCTCTCGTAGTTAATAAATCTACAGGTACAAAATTCGGAAAGTCCGAGGATGGAGCGATATGGCTTGACAATTCGTTAACCAGTGTCTATAAGTTTTACCAATTTTGGCTTAATGTTGATGATATAAGCGTTGAAGATTTCTTAAAGATATATACCTTACTTTCAAAAGATGAAATTTTAGCAACTATGGAGCAGTTCCAAAATGATCGTGGAAGTCGTGCCGCACAGAAGGTACTGGCTTTTGAAGTTACTAAACTTGTGCACGGTCAAAAACGAGCGCAGACGGTAAAAAGCGCCAGTGATGCGTTGTTTGGGCAAGGCAGATTTCATGATTTAGACGAGCAAGCCATCAAGGTACTCAAGCAGGAACTACCAGTTGTTAAAGCCAGTGAGGATATATACGACGTTCTAGTGTCAGCAAACTTAGCTCAGTCTAAATCTGAAGCTCGGACCTTTGTTCAATCAGGTGCTATATCGTTGAACGGAAATAAACTTACATCAGACAGCGTGTCGTTTGAACCCGGTAATAATATATTAAAACGCGGCAAAAATGCCTGTGCAATCGTAGTGGCTTAG
- a CDS encoding class I SAM-dependent methyltransferase has protein sequence MPKKSTHKKQTKKTADQYDNDNYNYLKYWQGRDYEHASEELAIRRLLKGMHFNHAVDIGGGYGRLCVLLKEYADTVTLAEPSQTQLDIAKEYLKDYPDVNIVKMQADDLQFEPGSVDLFTMIRVMHHLPDPSVEFSQIAKALHDNGCLVLEMANYAHGRNRLKHLAKAQRLPKQPVDIRSKKNKREEEIPFVNHNPKTVIRQLAHAGLKVDRVLSVSNLRSSGVKKVVPQSVMLRLETLLQPALARSYFGPSVFFLIRKAK, from the coding sequence ATGCCAAAAAAATCAACTCATAAGAAACAAACCAAAAAAACCGCCGACCAGTACGATAATGATAACTACAATTATCTAAAGTATTGGCAGGGTCGTGATTACGAGCACGCCTCAGAAGAGTTAGCTATTCGTAGACTTTTAAAAGGTATGCATTTTAATCACGCAGTAGATATTGGCGGAGGTTATGGCAGGTTATGTGTTCTGCTTAAGGAATATGCCGACACCGTGACGCTGGCTGAGCCTTCCCAAACGCAACTGGATATTGCAAAGGAATACTTAAAAGATTATCCGGACGTTAATATTGTTAAAATGCAAGCTGATGATTTGCAGTTTGAACCTGGTAGCGTTGACTTGTTTACTATGATACGGGTTATGCACCACCTGCCAGATCCGTCGGTAGAGTTCAGCCAGATCGCAAAGGCTCTGCATGACAACGGTTGTTTGGTACTAGAGATGGCCAATTATGCGCATGGCCGAAATCGTCTGAAGCATCTTGCCAAAGCACAACGTTTACCAAAACAACCAGTCGATATCCGTTCAAAGAAGAATAAACGAGAAGAAGAAATACCGTTTGTAAATCACAACCCAAAGACTGTGATAAGGCAATTAGCTCATGCTGGGCTGAAAGTAGACAGAGTTTTATCGGTGTCAAACTTGCGTTCATCGGGTGTAAAGAAGGTTGTTCCACAAAGTGTCATGTTGCGTCTGGAAACACTGTTACAACCGGCTTTAGCGCGAAGTTATTTTGGCCCAAGCGTGTTTTTCCTGATCCGTAAAGCTAAATAA
- the recG gene encoding ATP-dependent DNA helicase RecG — MTLDSSVSELRGVGEEVSRKLEILGVRTVADLLDYVPRRYDDYSQIDEINKLKPGMVTVQAKITQATGRYVRRGMHVTEAIASDDSGSVRLVWFNQPYRTNAIKAGKDYYITGEFGMRRTKLSILNPSAELVSDFPVNTARIVPVYRETKGLKSAQIRKLLREAIPLVRNLPETLPEWVIEQYNLMPRSAAFEMMHFPADAKLLAHAKRRLAYEEVFSLSLASLLNKYELLQKKAVAISFQEKLARDFTDSLSFNLTDQQRKAAWQIYQDLAKTTPMNRLLEGDVGSGKTVVATMAAIMAVEQGFQVAFMAPTELLARQHYQTIQTLLKPLKLTKKVGLLVGGLKKSAKQSMQKRIKAGDVQIIVGTHALVQEKVTMQNLGLVIVDEQHRFGVEQRKSLQAKAEFMPHVLAMTATPIPRSLALTLYGELDISLINTKPQDRKPIKTSICSPNSRAALYKTIDKELEAGRQMFVVCPLISESDSFPAQSAEQVYEKLSSRDFKHRRVGLLHGKMKAADKESVMDEFVRGKLDILVSTTVIEVGVDIPNATVMLIENADRFGLAQIHQLRGRVGRSSHQGFCYLMLSDSTQPSRRLRALESSTDGFALAELDLEIRGPGAIYGTLQHGALDLRVAKLTDVKLIAAARSGAQAFIDHQENLLHYHELHERIKKLRAVTNLN; from the coding sequence ATGACATTAGATAGCTCAGTTAGTGAACTGAGAGGCGTTGGTGAAGAAGTCTCCCGCAAGCTCGAAATATTAGGTGTACGAACAGTCGCCGATTTATTGGATTATGTACCTCGCCGGTACGATGATTATTCACAGATTGACGAAATTAATAAATTGAAACCTGGAATGGTCACAGTACAGGCAAAAATTACGCAAGCAACTGGTCGCTACGTAAGACGCGGTATGCATGTAACTGAAGCCATCGCCTCTGATGACAGCGGCAGCGTCAGACTGGTTTGGTTTAATCAACCATATCGGACAAATGCGATTAAAGCCGGGAAAGATTATTACATAACAGGTGAGTTCGGTATGCGTCGGACAAAGCTGTCGATATTAAACCCTTCGGCCGAACTAGTGAGCGATTTTCCTGTTAACACAGCTCGTATCGTACCGGTGTATCGCGAAACCAAAGGTTTGAAATCGGCTCAGATTAGAAAATTGTTGCGTGAAGCGATTCCACTTGTTCGCAACCTGCCTGAAACACTACCTGAATGGGTAATTGAACAGTACAATTTAATGCCGCGTTCTGCAGCATTTGAAATGATGCATTTTCCAGCCGATGCAAAATTGCTCGCTCACGCCAAACGGCGTCTGGCGTATGAAGAGGTGTTTAGTCTCAGTTTGGCGAGTTTGCTCAATAAATATGAACTTTTGCAAAAAAAAGCTGTGGCGATTTCTTTCCAAGAAAAATTAGCCCGTGATTTTACTGACAGCTTGTCGTTTAATTTAACCGACCAGCAGCGCAAAGCGGCCTGGCAAATTTATCAAGATCTGGCAAAAACAACTCCAATGAACCGGTTACTGGAAGGCGACGTTGGTTCTGGTAAAACAGTCGTAGCCACCATGGCTGCAATTATGGCGGTTGAGCAAGGGTTCCAGGTAGCGTTTATGGCCCCGACTGAACTATTAGCTCGTCAGCACTACCAGACAATCCAAACTCTTCTAAAGCCGCTAAAGCTTACCAAGAAAGTTGGTCTTTTGGTTGGCGGTCTGAAAAAATCGGCAAAACAGTCCATGCAAAAACGTATTAAAGCTGGTGACGTTCAGATTATTGTCGGTACTCACGCTCTAGTCCAAGAAAAGGTTACGATGCAGAATCTAGGTCTGGTTATTGTCGATGAGCAACATCGTTTTGGAGTCGAACAACGTAAATCATTACAAGCCAAGGCTGAGTTCATGCCGCACGTTCTGGCTATGACAGCCACGCCAATACCGCGTAGCCTTGCATTAACACTTTATGGTGAGTTGGACATATCGCTTATAAATACTAAACCGCAAGATAGAAAACCAATAAAAACCAGTATTTGTTCGCCAAATTCACGGGCAGCGCTGTATAAAACAATTGATAAAGAGCTGGAAGCGGGACGTCAGATGTTTGTCGTATGTCCGTTAATAAGTGAATCTGATAGCTTTCCGGCGCAGTCTGCTGAGCAAGTATATGAAAAGTTGAGCAGTAGAGATTTTAAACATCGCCGGGTAGGTCTGTTGCACGGGAAAATGAAAGCAGCTGATAAAGAGTCTGTGATGGATGAGTTCGTGCGCGGCAAGTTAGACATCTTAGTCTCGACTACGGTGATTGAGGTCGGTGTCGATATACCTAACGCGACGGTAATGTTGATAGAAAATGCTGACAGGTTTGGCTTAGCGCAGATCCACCAATTACGCGGACGAGTTGGCCGTAGTAGCCACCAAGGGTTTTGTTACCTCATGTTAAGCGATAGCACTCAGCCGAGCCGTCGATTGCGAGCACTGGAAAGCTCTACTGATGGATTTGCTTTGGCGGAACTTGATCTTGAGATTCGCGGACCGGGTGCTATTTATGGCACCTTGCAACATGGTGCGCTTGATCTGCGCGTGGCAAAACTTACCGATGTCAAGCTGATTGCCGCAGCTCGTTCGGGAGCGCAGGCATTTATTGATCACCAAGAAAACCTGCTACACTACCATGAGTTGCATGAGCGTATTAAAAAATTACGCGCCGTTACTAATCTTAATTAG
- the rsmD gene encoding 16S rRNA (guanine(966)-N(2))-methyltransferase RsmD: protein MRITAGQLKGRLFDDPPSARAHPMSDRIKNALFNSLGDIKGLHFLDGFGGTGALSFEAISRGASHVTVCELDNGVAKSLQGNIAKLGLESRIQLIEKSVYSYINQQPKPFDVIIADPPYMEFSKQKFERLTKVLKPDGLLVLSYPSAADIPWIAGLELVKQTQYGNAALAFYRHVS from the coding sequence ATGAGAATCACGGCTGGTCAGCTAAAAGGAAGATTGTTTGATGATCCGCCAAGTGCACGGGCACATCCAATGTCCGACAGGATTAAAAACGCGCTGTTTAACAGCTTGGGTGATATAAAGGGGTTGCACTTTTTAGATGGTTTTGGAGGTACTGGGGCTTTGTCATTTGAGGCCATAAGTCGCGGAGCATCACATGTAACAGTATGCGAGCTTGATAACGGCGTTGCCAAAAGTCTTCAGGGCAATATTGCAAAGCTTGGGCTTGAGTCACGCATTCAATTGATTGAAAAAAGTGTCTACAGCTACATCAACCAGCAGCCAAAGCCGTTTGATGTTATCATCGCTGACCCACCCTATATGGAGTTTTCTAAACAGAAATTTGAGCGTTTAACTAAAGTATTAAAACCAGATGGATTGCTTGTCTTATCGTACCCTAGCGCCGCCGATATACCATGGATTGCTGGGCTTGAGCTAGTCAAACAAACTCAATATGGCAACGCAGCCCTGGCATTTTATCGACATGTTTCGTAG
- the hisS gene encoding histidine--tRNA ligase has translation MALSTQPYKGARDFYPEDKRVQDYMFSVMRDAVEQFGYESYDAPILEPLELYAAKTGQEIVDEQTYTFTDRGDRQVAIRPEMTPTVSRMVAGRRQELAYPLRWYSIPNLWRYERPQRGRLREHWQLNVDLFGLPGLEAEHEIILLADQIMKRFGAKRNTYVIRLNSRELMDAVLGEYIGLDETQSHTMRKLIDRMHKLDDTAVESQMDAIFSPTQRDGDAYSKLKAFLEIEDLQEIPVELQKHESIVKLQKLMEMLRDSFVSNVRFDPTLMRGFDYYTDVVFEIFDTHPDNNRSMFGGGRYDGLVGLFGVDPVPTIGFGVGDVTLKNFLETHQLLPELQSPVDVYAVLIGDVYTPAQRAITELREMGINVAVDSSGRKADKQIKAAVKQGIRHAVFIGEKELDNQQFTLKDLKTGQEEAHSLQKIVSIVKDYRSR, from the coding sequence ATGGCATTATCAACTCAACCATACAAAGGCGCGCGTGATTTTTATCCAGAGGATAAGCGCGTACAAGACTACATGTTTAGCGTTATGCGCGACGCAGTAGAGCAGTTTGGCTATGAATCATACGATGCACCAATACTCGAGCCTCTAGAACTCTACGCCGCGAAAACCGGGCAAGAGATTGTCGATGAGCAGACTTACACTTTTACAGATAGGGGTGATCGGCAAGTTGCCATAAGGCCCGAAATGACACCTACGGTAAGCCGAATGGTCGCAGGACGCCGCCAGGAGTTGGCTTATCCACTACGTTGGTACTCTATTCCTAATCTGTGGCGCTACGAGCGACCACAACGGGGCAGATTACGCGAGCACTGGCAGCTTAATGTTGATTTGTTTGGATTGCCTGGCCTAGAAGCTGAACATGAGATTATCTTACTGGCCGACCAGATCATGAAACGATTCGGTGCCAAAAGAAACACCTACGTTATCCGCCTTAACAGCCGTGAGTTAATGGATGCTGTGCTCGGGGAATATATAGGTTTGGATGAGACACAAAGCCACACCATGCGCAAGCTGATAGACCGCATGCACAAACTTGACGATACGGCCGTAGAATCCCAGATGGATGCAATTTTCAGCCCCACTCAAAGAGATGGTGATGCCTACTCTAAACTCAAGGCCTTTTTAGAGATTGAAGATTTACAAGAGATTCCGGTTGAGCTACAGAAGCACGAGTCAATTGTTAAGCTTCAGAAGCTTATGGAAATGCTCAGAGACTCGTTTGTTTCAAATGTGCGGTTTGACCCAACGCTGATGAGAGGGTTTGATTACTATACAGACGTAGTGTTTGAGATTTTTGATACGCATCCAGATAATAATCGATCAATGTTTGGTGGCGGACGATATGATGGTCTGGTTGGTCTGTTTGGTGTTGATCCAGTGCCAACTATCGGTTTTGGAGTTGGAGATGTAACTTTAAAGAATTTCTTAGAAACACACCAGTTGCTGCCAGAACTGCAATCGCCAGTCGATGTTTACGCGGTACTTATAGGTGACGTATACACACCAGCACAGCGAGCAATCACGGAGCTGCGTGAAATGGGCATTAATGTTGCCGTAGATAGTTCTGGCCGAAAGGCTGACAAACAAATAAAAGCCGCCGTAAAACAAGGCATTCGTCACGCGGTTTTTATTGGTGAAAAAGAGCTCGATAATCAGCAATTTACGCTAAAAGATCTTAAAACCGGACAAGAAGAAGCCCATAGTCTTCAAAAAATTGTCAGCATAGTTAAAGACTATCGCAGCAGGTAG